One endosymbiont 'TC1' of Trimyema compressum genomic window, TTATATTGCGCCTTATGCTGGGTGTGCCATTGCTGAATCATTAATGGAGCAAGGTAAAGACGTCTTAATTGTTTATGATGATTTAACTAAACATGCTGCCTCTTATAGAGAAATTTCATTGTTATTAAGGAGACCACCAGGTCGTGAAGCTTATCCTGGAGACGTATTCTATTTACACTCACGTCTACTTGAGAGAGCTTCAAAAGTAAATTTAGAAAATGGTGGAGGATCTATTACTGCATTGCCTATTGTTGAAACGCAGGCAGGAGATATTTCATCCTATATTCCGACAAATGTTATTTCTATTACAGACGGCCAAATTTTCTTAGAGACTGATCTTTTTAATGAAGGAATTCGCCCAGCTATTAATCCAGGTATTTCAGTATCCAGGGTTGGTGGTAATGCTCAGTTCCCAGCACTGAAACAAGTGGCTGCGTCACTGCGTATTGATTTGGCACAGTATCGTGAATTAGAAGCATTTTCACAGTTCAGCTCAGATCTAGATGAGGAAACAAGACAAAAGTTAGTTAGAGGTGAGAAATTAGTTGGTATTTTAAGACAGCCTAACTTCGATCCAATTGATGCTGAGGAGCAAGTTATTGCTATTCTAGCTGCTAACAATGGTTTGTTTGACCATGTTTCAATGGAGGATATGTTTCAAGTAGAAAGTAAGTTAATTACTTTTATGAGAGCAAAGCATAGCAATTTATTTACAAAAATAAAAAATGGAGAAAAATTATCTACGGATGATTTTGATTCCTTAAAGCAATCCATTGAGGAGTTTGGAAAAACCCATTTAGAGATGGAGGGAGATCATGGCCCAGTTACTTCAGATTAAAACAAGAATGAAAAGTGTGGACAGTACACTTAAAATTACTAAAGCGATGAAGATGATTGCGGCTGCCCGATTGGTTAAAGCTAAAGATAGGGTTGTAAAAACAGAACCTGTTGCAAGAAAGCTTGAGTCTATTGTTCAACACTTAAGAGACTCAGAATATATTGCAAAATCGCCTTTGAGTGAAATCAGAACGGAAGGCAAAGAGCTTTATGTTGTATTGACAACAGATAGAGGTTTTTGTGGTGGATTTAACTTTAAATTACTACACTTTGCCGAAGATGAAAAACTTAATCCAAAGGATTCTGTAGACATAGCACCTATTGGTGGCAAAGGCTTAGATTATTTTGAAAAAGCTAAAGATATTTTAAAATTATCTGACGAAGTAACTACAATATGGGAAGAAGAGCTGTTTAATCAAAGTAGATTGCTCTATCAAGAATTAGAGGATTTATTTTTAAAGGGTGAATATAAAGCCATTTATCTAGTTTATAATAAATTTGAGTCAGTATTAGCTCAACATCCAATTAAAAAGCAATTATTGCCTATTGTTTTTCATCAATTAGAAGAAGACAAAAACAAAGAGCTACATAGCGAAATTGATTATTTATTTGAACCTGATGAAAAAAGTCTTGTTGACACAATACTGCCTTTGTATTGTAATTTAAATACATTTTTAGGATTTGTGGAAACAAAGGCTGGAGAATATGGTGCTAGAATGACCTCTATGGAAGGTGCTAATATTAATGGTGAAAAGTTAACCCGTCAATTGAAAATTCAATTCCAAAGAGCCCGCCAAGAAGCCATAACTCGTGAGTTAACTGAGCTAATTGGAGGCGTGGAATGTTTGAGGAGATAACAAACATGAATAAAGGGAAAATTATTAGTGTTATTGGACCAGTTGTTGATGTTAAGTTTGAGGAAGAAATTCCAGATATTTACAATGGTCTTTATATCAAAAATGAAGGTCAAGAAGGTTCTGTTGGCATTGATGTTGTCCTAGAAGTTATGGAAGACATCGGTGACAGCACGGTTCGCTGTATTGCTCTTTCATCAACAGATGGTTTAGTTAGAGGTATGGAAGTTGTAGATGATGGTGGTCCAATTAGTGTACCCGTTGGCGAAGAATGCCTTGGCCGTCTTTTTGATGTTCTAGGAGATGCTATTGACAAGAAGGAAGGGGTTTTACCAACGGAAAAATGGCCTATTCACAGAATGGCTCCAAAATTAGAGGAAGTTACCCCAGCAACAGAAGTATTTGTAACTGGAATTAAAGTTCTAGACCTATTGGCACCTTATGCTAAAGGCGGTAAAATTGGTTTATTCGGTGGGGCTGGTGTTGGTAAAACTGTATTAATTACTGAGTTAATTAGAAATATTGCAGCAGAGTCTGGTGGATATTCAGTATTTACTGGTGTTGGTGAGAGAAGTAGAGAAGGTCATGAGCTTTTAGACGAAATGGAAGAATCAGGTGTTTTAGATAAAACTGTTCTTGTGTTTGGTCAGATGAATGAACCACCTGGAGCTAGAATGCGTGTAGGCTTAACAAGTCTTACGATGGCTGAGTATTTCAGAGATGAGAAAAAACAAGACGTTCTATTATTTATCGATAATATTTTCCGTTTCACACAAGCAGGTTCTGAGGTTTCTGCCTTATTAGGTCGTTTACCATCAGCCGTTGGTTATCAACCAACACTTGCAACTGAAATGGGTGAATTACAAGAGAGAATTGTATCAACAAAGGATGGTTCAATTACATCAGTTCAGGCAGTTTATGTGCCTGCCGATGACTTAACTGACCCCGCTCCAGCAACTACATTCTCCCACTTAGATTCTACAACAGTTTTATCTCGTGCAATTGTTGAGAAAGGGATTTACCCAGCTGTTGATCCACTTGAATCATCTTCAAGACAATTAGATAGACGTGTTATTGGTGATGAGCATTATGAAATTGCAATGGAAGTTAAGAGAATTTTACAAAACTATAAGAATCTTCAAGACATTATTGCTATTTTAGGTGTAGATGAGCTTTCTAAAGAAGATAGACAAATTGTTGCTAGAGCAAGAAGAATTGAGAAGTTTTTATCACAACCATTCCACGTGGCTGAAGCCTATACAGGAATGACAGGTAAATATGTGCCATTAGAAGCAACTATTGCTAGC contains:
- the atpG gene encoding ATP synthase F1 subunit gamma, which translates into the protein MAQLLQIKTRMKSVDSTLKITKAMKMIAAARLVKAKDRVVKTEPVARKLESIVQHLRDSEYIAKSPLSEIRTEGKELYVVLTTDRGFCGGFNFKLLHFAEDEKLNPKDSVDIAPIGGKGLDYFEKAKDILKLSDEVTTIWEEELFNQSRLLYQELEDLFLKGEYKAIYLVYNKFESVLAQHPIKKQLLPIVFHQLEEDKNKELHSEIDYLFEPDEKSLVDTILPLYCNLNTFLGFVETKAGEYGARMTSMEGANINGEKLTRQLKIQFQRARQEAITRELTELIGGVECLRR
- the atpD gene encoding F0F1 ATP synthase subunit beta — encoded protein: MNKGKIISVIGPVVDVKFEEEIPDIYNGLYIKNEGQEGSVGIDVVLEVMEDIGDSTVRCIALSSTDGLVRGMEVVDDGGPISVPVGEECLGRLFDVLGDAIDKKEGVLPTEKWPIHRMAPKLEEVTPATEVFVTGIKVLDLLAPYAKGGKIGLFGGAGVGKTVLITELIRNIAAESGGYSVFTGVGERSREGHELLDEMEESGVLDKTVLVFGQMNEPPGARMRVGLTSLTMAEYFRDEKKQDVLLFIDNIFRFTQAGSEVSALLGRLPSAVGYQPTLATEMGELQERIVSTKDGSITSVQAVYVPADDLTDPAPATTFSHLDSTTVLSRAIVEKGIYPAVDPLESSSRQLDRRVIGDEHYEIAMEVKRILQNYKNLQDIIAILGVDELSKEDRQIVARARRIEKFLSQPFHVAEAYTGMTGKYVPLEATIASFKAILAGEGDSLPEDAFFMVGDFEEVKEKAKKLTEKK
- the atpA gene encoding F0F1 ATP synthase subunit alpha; the encoded protein is MYLKPEEITEIIKKRVANFENKLEVSEVGTVIQVGDGIALVYGLDNVMAGEVVTFANGVQGMVLNLEENNVGVIILGEYTSIKEGDSVARTKEILSVPGGEGLLGRVVNALGEPLDGKGPIESTRLYPVEKKAPGIIERDFVNVPLETGIKAVDALVPIGRGQRELIVGDRQTGKTSLAVDSIIHQKGRDVYCIYVAIGQKTSSVATLIRELTEKGSMEYTTVVAATASDPAPMLYIAPYAGCAIAESLMEQGKDVLIVYDDLTKHAASYREISLLLRRPPGREAYPGDVFYLHSRLLERASKVNLENGGGSITALPIVETQAGDISSYIPTNVISITDGQIFLETDLFNEGIRPAINPGISVSRVGGNAQFPALKQVAASLRIDLAQYRELEAFSQFSSDLDEETRQKLVRGEKLVGILRQPNFDPIDAEEQVIAILAANNGLFDHVSMEDMFQVESKLITFMRAKHSNLFTKIKNGEKLSTDDFDSLKQSIEEFGKTHLEMEGDHGPVTSD